One Sulfoacidibacillus ferrooxidans DNA window includes the following coding sequences:
- the rplT gene encoding 50S ribosomal protein L20, with protein MPRVKGGIVTRRRHKKILKLARGYFGSKHRLFRTANQQVMKSLMYAYRDRRVRKRDFRRLWIQRINAAARLNGLSYSRLMFGLKQAGVEVNRKMLADLAVYDAHAFTALATLAKSKLEA; from the coding sequence ATGCCAAGAGTTAAAGGCGGTATAGTGACGCGCCGTCGCCATAAGAAGATATTAAAATTAGCGCGTGGTTATTTTGGTTCAAAGCATCGTTTATTCCGTACGGCTAATCAGCAAGTGATGAAATCTCTGATGTATGCATATCGGGATCGTCGCGTCAGGAAGCGGGATTTTCGCCGTTTATGGATACAGCGGATTAACGCTGCAGCTCGTTTGAACGGATTGTCGTATAGCCGCCTCATGTTTGGCTTAAAACAAGCGGGCGTTGAAGTGAACCGTAAAATGCTCGCTGATTTGGCTGTGTATGATGCACATGCATTTACTGCATTGGCAACACTTGCAAAATCGAAGTTAGAAGCGTAA
- the rpmI gene encoding 50S ribosomal protein L35 codes for MPKMKTHRGAAKRFRKTGSGKLKRSHANTSHLFVSKSPKSKRQLRHSGMVSPGDFKRIKQLVTYL; via the coding sequence ATGCCGAAAATGAAAACACATCGTGGAGCTGCAAAACGCTTCAGGAAAACAGGTTCTGGTAAGTTGAAGCGCAGTCATGCAAATACGAGTCACTTGTTTGTTTCAAAGTCGCCTAAAAGCAAACGTCAATTGCGTCATTCGGGTATGGTATCCCCTGGCGATTTCAAACGAATTAAACAGTTAGTAACGTATTTGTAA
- the infC gene encoding translation initiation factor IF-3: MQINDAIRAREVRLIDEAGEQLGIVNLRDALRIAGEKNLDLVNVAPTAKPPVCRIMDYGKFKYEQSKKEKEARKHQKVVLIKEIRMTPNIEDHDFETKVKAAVKFLQEGDKVKAAVRFRGREITHSNIGQAVLEKMAKELEPFGIIERSPRLEGRSMIMIINPRQSVEKSS; this comes from the coding sequence GTGCAAATTAATGATGCCATCCGTGCACGCGAAGTGCGCTTGATTGACGAAGCCGGAGAACAATTAGGCATTGTGAATCTGCGTGATGCTCTTCGCATTGCAGGAGAGAAAAATCTCGATCTTGTCAACGTCGCTCCGACGGCAAAACCACCCGTTTGTCGAATCATGGACTATGGAAAGTTCAAGTATGAGCAAAGCAAGAAAGAGAAAGAAGCTCGTAAGCATCAGAAAGTCGTGTTGATTAAAGAAATTCGCATGACGCCGAATATTGAAGACCACGATTTTGAGACAAAGGTCAAGGCGGCGGTAAAGTTTTTACAAGAAGGCGACAAAGTTAAAGCGGCTGTTCGTTTTCGCGGGAGAGAGATCACCCACTCAAACATCGGTCAAGCTGTTCTTGAAAAAATGGCGAAAGAACTTGAGCCCTTTGGAATTATTGAGCGGTCTCCGAGACTTGAAGGGCGCAGTATGATTATGATCATCAATCCGCGTCAAAGTGTGGAGAAGTCTTCCTAA
- the thrS gene encoding threonine--tRNA ligase — MSIEQMVIRLKDGSEKVWEKGATIGDIAQSISGGLARQAVAGRINGKVVELSRPIEEDGDVEILTLDDAAGLEVYRHTTAHIMAQAVSRLYPNTKFAIGPVIEHGFYYDFADHTFTPEEFPAIEAEMKKIIKEDLPITRQVLSREDALAFFAQRNDRFKVEIINDLPADQTITLYTQGEFTDLCRGPHLPSTGKVKAFKLLSLAGAYWRGDSNREQLTRIYATAFAKASELEAHLKWLEELKERDHRRIGKELKLFTLAHEVGAGLPIWLPNGAKVRRAIERYIVDLEESLGYEHVYTPVLGSVELYKISGHWEHYHEDMFPTMQVENEEFVLRPMNCPHHMMVYKSEQRSYRDLPLRIAELGLMHRFEMSGTLAGLQRVRAMTLNDAHLFCTPDQIQKEFARVVQLIQRVYRDFSITDFSYRLSLRDPANTEKYVANDDMWDKAESMLRQALDELGLTYTEAKGEAAFYGPKLDVQVKTALGKEETLSTVQLDFHLPERFELEYIGEDGKPHRPVVIHRGIVSTMERMVAFLIENYKGAFPLWLSPIQVRVLSVTDHQQEYAESVVDLLREHGVRAEADVRQEKIGYKIRAAQLDKIPYMLVVGAKELETRQVSVRQRVAGDVGQIGLDEFVQKLVVQIATRGSDESA, encoded by the coding sequence ATGAGCATAGAACAGATGGTTATTCGTTTAAAAGATGGTTCTGAGAAAGTATGGGAAAAGGGAGCGACGATTGGCGACATTGCACAGTCCATCAGCGGGGGGCTTGCACGACAAGCGGTCGCAGGGAGAATCAATGGAAAAGTCGTAGAGCTGTCACGCCCGATTGAAGAAGATGGTGATGTTGAAATTCTTACCCTTGACGATGCGGCAGGACTTGAAGTATATCGCCATACAACAGCACATATCATGGCACAGGCAGTCAGTCGGCTTTATCCAAATACGAAATTTGCGATTGGACCTGTGATTGAACATGGATTTTACTATGATTTTGCTGACCATACATTTACACCTGAAGAATTTCCTGCAATAGAAGCAGAAATGAAAAAAATCATTAAAGAAGATCTTCCAATTACTAGACAGGTGCTTAGTAGAGAAGATGCGTTGGCTTTTTTTGCACAACGCAATGATCGCTTTAAAGTGGAGATCATTAACGACTTACCTGCAGATCAAACGATTACCCTGTATACGCAAGGTGAATTCACGGATTTATGTCGAGGACCTCATCTTCCGTCAACTGGTAAGGTTAAGGCGTTTAAATTGCTCAGTCTAGCTGGAGCTTACTGGCGGGGAGATTCTAACCGCGAACAGCTCACTCGCATATATGCTACAGCGTTTGCAAAGGCATCAGAGCTAGAGGCACACTTAAAATGGTTAGAGGAACTCAAAGAACGCGATCATCGTCGCATTGGCAAAGAGTTAAAGTTATTTACGCTCGCACATGAAGTGGGTGCCGGTTTGCCGATTTGGCTGCCAAATGGGGCGAAGGTGAGGCGAGCCATAGAACGCTATATTGTTGATCTAGAGGAGAGCCTTGGTTATGAGCACGTTTATACGCCCGTGCTAGGTAGTGTGGAACTGTATAAAATAAGTGGTCATTGGGAGCATTATCATGAAGATATGTTTCCAACGATGCAGGTTGAAAATGAAGAATTCGTGCTAAGGCCCATGAACTGCCCGCACCATATGATGGTTTACAAATCAGAGCAGCGTAGTTATCGGGATTTGCCGTTACGAATTGCGGAACTTGGTTTGATGCATCGCTTTGAAATGTCTGGAACGTTAGCTGGCTTACAACGTGTGCGGGCGATGACGTTGAATGATGCACACCTTTTTTGTACACCTGATCAAATCCAAAAAGAATTTGCGCGCGTAGTGCAGCTAATTCAGCGTGTGTACCGCGATTTTTCGATTACAGACTTTTCTTATCGCCTGTCATTGCGCGATCCAGCAAATACTGAGAAATATGTAGCCAATGACGACATGTGGGATAAGGCAGAAAGTATGCTGCGGCAAGCGCTTGATGAATTAGGTCTGACTTATACTGAAGCAAAAGGCGAAGCTGCATTTTACGGTCCCAAGTTAGATGTTCAAGTGAAAACAGCTCTTGGCAAGGAAGAAACGTTGTCAACTGTGCAATTGGATTTTCATCTGCCTGAGCGCTTTGAACTTGAATATATCGGTGAAGATGGGAAGCCGCATCGCCCTGTCGTGATTCATCGAGGTATCGTTAGCACGATGGAACGAATGGTAGCATTTTTGATTGAAAATTATAAAGGGGCATTTCCGCTCTGGTTATCACCGATACAAGTGCGCGTTTTGTCTGTCACTGATCATCAACAAGAATATGCCGAGTCTGTCGTCGACTTGTTGCGCGAGCACGGAGTTCGGGCGGAAGCGGATGTTCGTCAGGAAAAGATCGGCTATAAGATCCGCGCAGCACAGCTTGATAAAATTCCATATATGCTTGTAGTTGGCGCAAAGGAATTGGAAACGCGGCAAGTGTCTGTTAGACAACGTGTGGCGGGAGATGTTGGGCAGATAGGCCTTGACGAGTTTGTGCAAAAGCTAGTTGTGCAAATTGCAACTCGTGGGAGCGATGAATCCGCATGA
- the ytxC gene encoding putative sporulation protein YtxC, translating into MTYRLRMMNPEDVRDLLQWLQRLSIPKARDGVLYFLEVGDPEHPLFIDLVIDGCDEDIDTVEWLSQILMRYILGHWMHRYVGKELAREHSYLNPEEIEYLRDKIYVQVIRTGSRRLLQWATFALENDWLGSFSLQLNDALNSILSDSPHEVHVDGLLRFRFMHYLRELQELTRCTVDDYLLSREYEDYIDLLRYFLDTTPTSQTVVHVLAVGESAKAFTENLQPFDVSEVENLANHADQEDLHPQDVLMSALITHAPQKVILHTDDADFGFAKTVVRVFGDRLEMCDCCPECDVFVAAIDKGVPSVYTTI; encoded by the coding sequence GTGACGTACCGTTTGCGAATGATGAACCCTGAAGATGTTCGGGATTTGTTGCAATGGTTGCAGCGTCTCTCTATTCCAAAAGCTCGTGATGGCGTTTTGTATTTTCTCGAGGTTGGGGATCCTGAGCATCCACTGTTTATCGATCTTGTGATCGATGGATGCGATGAAGACATTGACACAGTAGAATGGCTTTCACAAATATTGATGAGATACATACTGGGTCATTGGATGCATCGCTATGTTGGTAAGGAACTAGCACGTGAACATAGTTATTTGAATCCGGAGGAAATTGAGTACTTAAGGGATAAAATCTATGTACAGGTGATACGAACTGGTTCTCGACGATTGCTTCAATGGGCAACATTTGCTTTAGAAAATGATTGGTTGGGTAGTTTTTCTTTGCAGTTAAATGACGCATTAAATAGTATACTGAGCGACTCTCCACATGAAGTGCATGTAGACGGGTTGTTGCGGTTTCGTTTTATGCATTATTTGCGTGAACTGCAAGAGTTAACGCGTTGTACAGTGGATGATTATCTACTAAGTCGCGAGTATGAAGACTATATTGATCTGTTACGATACTTTTTAGACACGACACCCACTTCTCAGACGGTGGTGCATGTGCTTGCAGTTGGAGAGTCGGCAAAAGCCTTCACAGAAAACTTACAGCCATTTGATGTCTCAGAGGTTGAAAATTTAGCCAATCACGCTGACCAGGAAGATCTTCATCCACAAGATGTACTGATGAGTGCACTCATCACTCATGCTCCACAAAAGGTAATTTTGCACACGGATGATGCTGATTTTGGATTTGCTAAGACAGTCGTTCGAGTTTTTGGTGATCGCTTAGAAATGTGTGATTGTTGCCCCGAATGTGATGTTTTTGTGGCGGCAATTGACAAAGGCGTACCTTCTGTCTATACTACGATTTAA
- a CDS encoding dienelactone hydrolase family protein, with amino-acid sequence MSLHTDWIRYGDREQFTGYVAKPTRATGKLPAIIVIQEIWGVDEHISHIARRFAEAGYVAFAPDLYAKNGERPAELSFARVEAGKQFLDSLPPGAWGDAAARDAALAKLPPVQQKEVGETLGALFGGLRMDLYIDQLVATSDFLRTGYADTAGKRVGSVGFCMGGALSALLACHDEGLHAASIFYGNAPAPELLDRIQCPLIGFYGGRDHRITDAVPAFEQELKERGKSFASYIYEDSEHAFFNDSRRSYDPDASRDAYAKVLTFFNQALS; translated from the coding sequence ATGAGCTTACATACGGACTGGATCAGATATGGTGATCGTGAACAGTTTACCGGTTATGTTGCAAAGCCAACACGTGCAACGGGTAAATTACCTGCTATTATCGTCATTCAGGAGATTTGGGGAGTCGATGAGCATATATCACACATTGCCCGTCGCTTTGCAGAAGCAGGATATGTTGCGTTTGCACCAGATTTGTACGCAAAAAATGGCGAACGTCCAGCGGAGTTATCGTTTGCGCGCGTTGAAGCAGGAAAGCAGTTTTTAGATTCACTTCCGCCTGGCGCATGGGGAGATGCAGCGGCACGAGATGCTGCATTGGCTAAGTTGCCACCCGTTCAACAAAAAGAAGTTGGAGAGACGCTTGGAGCTTTATTTGGCGGACTCAGGATGGACCTCTATATAGACCAATTAGTCGCTACCAGTGACTTTCTGCGCACAGGATATGCTGACACTGCGGGGAAACGTGTAGGATCAGTAGGGTTTTGCATGGGTGGAGCACTTTCTGCCCTTCTCGCATGTCACGATGAAGGACTTCATGCGGCTAGTATTTTCTACGGAAATGCACCAGCACCTGAATTGCTAGATCGCATTCAATGTCCGCTCATTGGATTTTATGGGGGCCGCGATCACCGCATTACGGATGCCGTGCCTGCATTTGAACAGGAATTGAAAGAGCGTGGCAAATCATTTGCATCTTATATTTATGAAGACTCGGAGCATGCATTTTTTAACGACTCGAGAAGATCATATGATCCGGATGCTAGTCGCGATGCGTATGCTAAAGTACTAACATTTTTTAATCAAGCATTGAGTTGA
- a CDS encoding NAD-dependent malic enzyme, producing the protein MALQRGTGMSLILRLELDQSVAAFGQLTRAIGDAGGDIVAVDVIRVTKNTATRDVTVQAFDRDHADQIVQALTDLPGVHVVNVSDRTFLMHLGGKISIHPKIPVKNRDDLSRVYTPDVARVCTAIQEDPSKAFQLTIKRNMVAIVSDGTAVLGLGDIGPEAAIPVMEGKAMLFKQFADVDAFPICLDTKDTDEIVRIVKAIAPTFGGINLEDISSPRCFEIEDRLRAELDIPVFHDDQHGTAVVLLAGLLNAVKLVGKKLEDLRVVVVGIGAAGVACTKILLSAGVKNVIGVDRHGVLVRSEHYENPIWSWYADHTNPELVHGGLDEAISQADVFIGLSGPGVLTIDHVKKMAKDPIVFAMANPFPEIDPEEAEPYVRVLATGRSDYPNQINNVLCFPGIFRGALDCRASVINEEMKLAAARAIASIVTDDELHEQYIVPSVFNKKISRAVSLAVIDAAIATGVARRERSDYAQSN; encoded by the coding sequence TTGGCGCTTCAACGCGGAACCGGAATGAGTTTGATTTTACGGTTAGAATTGGATCAGTCAGTAGCCGCTTTTGGCCAATTGACTCGTGCCATAGGAGACGCTGGTGGAGATATCGTTGCAGTTGACGTTATTCGTGTGACGAAAAATACGGCAACACGCGATGTGACCGTACAGGCATTTGATCGCGATCATGCAGATCAAATTGTACAGGCTTTGACTGATCTTCCTGGTGTGCATGTGGTCAATGTATCAGATCGCACGTTTTTAATGCATTTAGGTGGAAAAATTTCTATTCACCCTAAAATTCCTGTAAAAAATCGCGATGATTTATCTCGAGTGTATACGCCAGATGTGGCTCGTGTTTGTACAGCCATTCAGGAAGATCCGTCAAAAGCGTTCCAACTGACGATTAAACGCAATATGGTTGCTATTGTATCTGATGGTACTGCAGTATTAGGTTTAGGCGACATTGGCCCAGAGGCTGCTATCCCTGTCATGGAGGGGAAAGCTATGTTGTTTAAACAGTTTGCCGATGTCGATGCTTTTCCTATTTGCTTAGATACGAAAGATACAGATGAGATTGTTCGTATTGTAAAGGCGATTGCGCCTACTTTTGGCGGCATTAATTTAGAGGATATTTCTTCACCTCGTTGTTTCGAGATTGAAGATCGCTTGCGTGCAGAGTTAGATATCCCTGTATTCCACGATGATCAACATGGTACTGCTGTAGTTTTGTTGGCGGGACTTCTCAATGCCGTGAAATTGGTCGGCAAAAAGTTAGAAGATTTACGAGTTGTAGTCGTAGGCATAGGAGCAGCCGGGGTTGCATGCACGAAAATTCTTCTCTCTGCAGGCGTGAAAAATGTGATTGGCGTTGATCGGCATGGTGTCTTAGTACGTTCAGAGCACTATGAAAACCCAATCTGGAGTTGGTATGCAGATCATACCAATCCAGAATTAGTTCATGGCGGGTTAGATGAAGCTATTTCACAGGCTGACGTGTTTATTGGCTTATCGGGTCCAGGCGTTCTTACGATAGATCATGTGAAAAAGATGGCAAAAGATCCTATTGTATTTGCCATGGCCAATCCATTTCCTGAAATTGATCCAGAGGAAGCGGAACCATATGTTCGGGTACTAGCTACTGGGCGTTCTGACTATCCCAATCAAATCAATAATGTACTGTGTTTTCCAGGGATTTTTAGAGGTGCGTTAGACTGTCGTGCAAGTGTCATTAATGAAGAAATGAAACTTGCAGCTGCGCGTGCAATTGCATCGATTGTCACGGATGATGAGCTTCATGAACAATACATTGTTCCAAGTGTGTTTAATAAGAAAATTAGCCGTGCTGTAAGTTTAGCAGTCATTGATGCAGCTATTGCAACGGGTGTTGCCAGGCGGGAACGATCTGATTATGCTCAGTCTAACTAA
- the lpdA gene encoding dihydrolipoyl dehydrogenase codes for MVVGELTEEVDVVIIGGGPGGYVAAIRAAQLGRQVTLIDKAEVGGVCLNRGCIPSKALISAADRYEAAHESLFPGISTTASLDFSEVQKWKQSVVDKMTGGVKTLLKGNKVTVISGEAFFVKPDEIRVMTEVEGHNYHFEDCIIATGSRPIELKSIPNSDRVLSSTEALSLSEVPKSLIVIGGGYIGIELGQTYAKLGTKVTIVEGTSSILPTFEAQLSRLVLRNLKKYNVDIFTDALAQSVKETKDDVTLTFTVRGEEKTVTADYVLVTVGRRPNTDELGLETIGIQMAEKGLIAVDAQCKTNLDHIYAIGDIVPGPALAHKASYEGKVAAEVIAGQHSIVDYRCVPAVVFSDPEIAVVGLTEEEAKQAYKEVVIGRFPYAANGRATALNADAGYVKLMADKESGLLVGAQVIGHEASNLIAELGLAIEMSATLEDIALTIHAHPTLGEMVMEASEVALGLPIHVLVK; via the coding sequence ATGGTAGTAGGAGAATTGACAGAAGAAGTAGATGTAGTGATTATTGGTGGTGGTCCTGGTGGATATGTGGCGGCTATTCGCGCCGCACAATTAGGTAGACAGGTTACCCTGATTGATAAAGCTGAAGTAGGCGGTGTTTGTCTTAACCGTGGATGTATTCCATCAAAAGCACTAATCTCAGCAGCAGATCGTTATGAAGCAGCACATGAGTCATTATTTCCGGGGATTTCCACGACAGCATCCTTGGATTTTTCAGAAGTGCAAAAGTGGAAACAAAGTGTCGTTGATAAAATGACAGGTGGCGTGAAAACGTTGCTAAAAGGCAATAAAGTAACAGTGATTTCTGGTGAAGCTTTTTTTGTTAAACCTGATGAAATTCGCGTGATGACTGAGGTTGAAGGTCATAATTATCACTTTGAAGATTGTATTATTGCCACAGGTTCACGCCCTATTGAATTAAAGTCTATTCCAAACAGTGATCGTGTGCTCTCTTCGACAGAAGCACTCTCTTTAAGCGAAGTGCCAAAAAGCCTTATTGTTATAGGTGGGGGCTACATAGGCATTGAACTTGGGCAGACGTATGCAAAATTAGGAACAAAAGTGACGATAGTTGAAGGAACAAGCTCGATCTTACCTACCTTTGAGGCGCAGTTATCACGCCTTGTTCTTCGCAATTTGAAAAAATACAATGTGGATATCTTTACTGATGCACTTGCCCAGTCTGTGAAAGAGACAAAAGATGATGTCACTCTTACCTTTACTGTACGGGGTGAAGAAAAAACAGTAACTGCAGATTATGTATTGGTTACGGTAGGAAGACGCCCTAACACAGATGAACTCGGTCTTGAAACGATTGGGATTCAGATGGCGGAAAAGGGATTAATCGCTGTGGATGCGCAATGTAAGACAAATCTCGACCATATTTATGCTATTGGCGATATTGTCCCAGGCCCAGCTCTTGCACATAAAGCATCATACGAAGGCAAAGTGGCAGCTGAGGTGATTGCGGGGCAACATAGTATCGTTGATTATCGTTGTGTGCCTGCAGTTGTGTTTTCTGATCCTGAAATTGCAGTGGTGGGGTTGACTGAAGAAGAAGCGAAGCAGGCATATAAAGAAGTGGTAATTGGACGCTTCCCTTATGCAGCTAATGGTCGTGCAACGGCGCTCAATGCAGATGCTGGATATGTAAAGTTGATGGCCGATAAAGAGTCAGGATTGCTCGTGGGTGCACAAGTCATCGGTCATGAGGCGTCCAATCTGATTGCTGAACTTGGTTTAGCCATTGAGATGAGTGCAACTCTTGAAGATATCGCGCTTACCATTCATGCGCATCCAACTTTAGGTGAAATGGTTATGGAAGCGTCCGAAGTTGCATTAGGATTGCCTATTCATGTATTGGTGAAGTAA
- a CDS encoding dihydrolipoamide acetyltransferase family protein, producing MGLYVFHFPELGEGLHEGRIEKWLVKPGDEVKEDDALAEVENDKAMVELPSPVDGKVVDIKVPDGTTVVVGDLIITLEVAGEGNGDAAVLQDEKTSGVQQAGLESVAQHVAQASPSAPATESPAHTQHAAPVKADDAIRSVAHDVLATPGVRKFAREQHVDISQIHGTGAHGKVTKEDVATFVQGGDHVVVGEQVAAHEMQSSDGHNTQVPITTQVTSSTAVGGLVTIEERVALPGIRKIIAQAMAKSKYTAPHVTIMDEVDVTELVKLRQEIKSLAQEREIKITYLPFIVKALVATVRKYPELNASFEEETQELVLKRSYHIGIATDTDRGLMVPVIGDADRKNMWTIAKSIDDLASRARTGKLMPNEMKGSTISITNIGSAGGMFFTPIINYPEVAILGVGRITERPIMKNGEVVGGQMMALSLSFDHRIIDGALAQHAMNELKNLLANPQLFLLEV from the coding sequence GTGGGCTTATATGTATTTCATTTTCCAGAATTAGGTGAAGGATTGCACGAGGGACGCATTGAAAAATGGTTAGTTAAGCCAGGTGATGAAGTAAAGGAAGATGACGCACTGGCGGAAGTTGAAAATGATAAAGCAATGGTTGAACTGCCTAGTCCTGTAGATGGTAAAGTGGTTGATATAAAAGTTCCAGACGGAACGACAGTAGTTGTCGGCGATTTAATCATCACTCTAGAGGTAGCTGGAGAGGGCAATGGAGATGCCGCTGTTTTACAAGATGAAAAGACGTCAGGTGTTCAACAAGCTGGTTTAGAAAGTGTTGCACAACACGTGGCGCAGGCAAGTCCGTCTGCACCGGCAACAGAATCTCCAGCACATACGCAACATGCAGCACCTGTAAAAGCTGATGATGCGATTAGGAGCGTAGCTCACGACGTGCTTGCTACTCCTGGCGTGCGTAAATTTGCACGGGAGCAACATGTCGATATTTCACAAATTCATGGAACGGGTGCACACGGTAAGGTAACAAAGGAAGATGTAGCCACTTTTGTACAGGGTGGTGACCATGTTGTAGTTGGTGAGCAAGTTGCCGCTCATGAAATGCAGTCGAGCGATGGTCACAACACGCAAGTGCCGATAACAACCCAAGTTACATCATCTACTGCAGTAGGTGGACTCGTGACTATTGAAGAGCGTGTAGCGTTGCCGGGAATACGTAAGATTATTGCACAAGCGATGGCAAAATCCAAATACACAGCTCCTCATGTTACCATCATGGATGAGGTAGATGTGACAGAGCTTGTGAAACTGCGTCAAGAAATTAAATCGCTAGCACAAGAGAGAGAAATCAAGATTACGTATTTACCTTTCATTGTAAAAGCTCTGGTTGCAACGGTGCGAAAGTATCCAGAACTGAATGCGTCATTTGAAGAAGAAACACAAGAGTTAGTGTTAAAACGCTCGTATCATATAGGGATTGCCACGGATACAGATCGTGGATTAATGGTTCCTGTGATAGGTGATGCTGATCGTAAAAATATGTGGACGATCGCGAAATCTATTGATGATTTGGCATCGCGTGCAAGAACGGGTAAACTAATGCCAAATGAAATGAAAGGCAGTACCATCTCGATTACGAACATTGGTTCGGCGGGGGGGATGTTTTTCACGCCTATTATCAACTATCCGGAAGTGGCTATTCTTGGTGTAGGACGGATTACAGAGCGGCCCATTATGAAAAATGGTGAAGTGGTGGGTGGACAGATGATGGCCTTATCGCTCAGCTTTGATCACCGGATTATTGATGGCGCATTGGCGCAACACGCAATGAATGAATTGAAGAATTTATTAGCTAATCCGCAATTGTTCCTCTTGGAGGTGTAA